The following are encoded in a window of Saccharothrix longispora genomic DNA:
- a CDS encoding nSTAND1 domain-containing NTPase, with the protein MERIAVEDYTVLVLAHGSTTSEVSNAKGHLFEEFIAQLLHAFGYNKPHRDRLNPTADGIELDVTATSDFNRSMAIVECKAYTAQVKAQVCTSFLGKLQLARYDHDEDVHGYLCVLPRLVAQGEEVARKALAKDNKFHYLNAHSIVELLIDRGLVRRSVTEVESALSSDHAVLITKYGLYSCAKMLDPATHRTDHIVVWGPKAGAPVPPDVVDLLASDTYASGLSVKAVGSTPDRTLIRHQDESPPPVIVSVRGSSSDFEYQFPASPKFFVGRRALLQEVEAVIRGKRGCFVLNAQSGWGKSSLALQAKQLAEQKGGYAVVIDSRTAVTSNFVVEALREAGVGAESTHLIDLPSNASWASLQSAISTFERSAWKRDASLLIFFDQFENVFQDEATTREFRNLVLLLNDATCPLVVGFAWKTDLVTWTESHPYQLRDEIRSSSVRISLGPMGSREIETLLRRLEKSLDQKLSLDLRQRLREYSQGLPWLFKKLGNHVILEIKQNGKSQETLVSEALNVQSLFDSDLAGLSPVENEAVRHVARFAPIAATEVTEKYDGNIVQSLLDSRLVVAVGDKLDTYWDIFRDFLNTGRIPIEDSYTVRQNPSSVARLLIPVMDAGGNMSVQDLCSTLGASPQLVYNLWRELRLFGLTIYEPHRVKLLEEIIAAADPEEEIRARVYRALRRHRAYSLFIALAERLGDRVLLGSFARELPSIFPAVDAQEKTWLMYARAFAYWFDYCGLAHVQGSYLVVPPEGFHGNGRLLASDRASRSRSGYSVHYAAGPCLRLLKELSIRPRSIPELSRDERKFIAALASLNLVSWSDADGYRSLPGVVVGGSIVQERLLEALRALPGGAQALAELDADPKVENPKLGSIIKSAVGAAWKPVTVSDVGGAFRSWAKAAGVSVLTARRQIRRSDGESVAQFHDDSLAERLF; encoded by the coding sequence ATGGAACGCATCGCGGTTGAAGACTACACGGTCCTTGTTCTAGCGCATGGCAGCACCACCTCTGAGGTCAGCAACGCTAAAGGGCACTTGTTCGAGGAGTTTATCGCACAGCTCCTCCATGCGTTCGGATACAACAAACCCCACCGAGATCGTCTCAACCCGACGGCCGATGGAATCGAACTCGATGTCACAGCCACGAGCGACTTCAACCGAAGTATGGCCATCGTTGAGTGCAAGGCTTACACGGCACAAGTCAAAGCCCAAGTCTGCACCTCATTCCTTGGCAAGTTACAACTCGCTCGATACGATCACGATGAAGATGTGCACGGTTACCTATGCGTGCTGCCAAGACTCGTCGCTCAGGGCGAAGAGGTTGCACGCAAGGCGTTGGCAAAGGACAACAAGTTTCATTACTTGAATGCCCATTCCATCGTGGAACTTTTAATTGACCGTGGTCTCGTGCGTCGCAGTGTGACAGAGGTCGAAAGTGCGCTATCTAGCGACCATGCGGTGCTGATCACGAAGTATGGCCTGTACAGTTGCGCCAAGATGCTCGATCCAGCGACCCATCGAACGGACCACATCGTGGTTTGGGGTCCAAAGGCTGGCGCACCAGTACCGCCAGACGTCGTAGATCTCCTGGCATCAGATACCTATGCTTCTGGGCTTTCGGTAAAAGCGGTCGGATCGACGCCTGACCGTACATTGATCCGTCATCAAGACGAAAGCCCTCCTCCCGTGATCGTTTCCGTACGAGGAAGCTCATCGGATTTCGAATATCAGTTCCCCGCTTCTCCAAAGTTCTTTGTAGGCAGGCGGGCGCTCCTTCAAGAAGTCGAAGCTGTCATAAGAGGCAAGCGGGGTTGCTTCGTCCTGAACGCTCAATCCGGCTGGGGAAAGAGCTCCCTCGCTCTACAAGCGAAACAGTTGGCAGAGCAAAAGGGTGGTTACGCCGTCGTTATCGACAGCAGAACTGCCGTCACGTCTAACTTCGTTGTGGAAGCACTTCGGGAGGCGGGTGTCGGTGCCGAGTCAACTCACCTTATCGACCTCCCATCGAATGCATCCTGGGCCAGCCTCCAAAGCGCGATTTCTACCTTCGAGCGGAGCGCATGGAAGCGAGATGCATCTCTTCTAATCTTCTTCGACCAGTTTGAAAACGTATTCCAGGACGAGGCGACCACTCGCGAGTTCCGCAACCTCGTACTCCTATTAAATGACGCTACGTGCCCACTGGTCGTTGGCTTCGCATGGAAAACCGATCTGGTTACGTGGACAGAGTCGCATCCATATCAATTGCGGGATGAGATACGGTCCAGCAGCGTTCGTATTTCGCTGGGGCCCATGGGATCGCGCGAGATCGAGACGCTCCTGCGCCGACTGGAAAAATCTCTGGACCAGAAGCTTTCACTGGATCTGCGTCAGCGTCTACGCGAGTACTCACAGGGTCTACCATGGCTTTTCAAGAAGCTCGGAAACCATGTGATTCTCGAAATCAAACAGAACGGAAAGTCGCAGGAAACCCTAGTAAGCGAGGCCTTGAACGTTCAGAGCTTATTTGACTCCGACCTGGCAGGCCTGTCACCGGTGGAGAACGAAGCGGTGAGGCATGTCGCCCGATTTGCGCCGATTGCAGCCACCGAAGTCACGGAAAAGTATGATGGGAATATAGTTCAATCGTTGTTGGACAGCCGCCTAGTAGTGGCGGTTGGCGACAAGCTAGACACCTACTGGGATATCTTTCGAGATTTTTTGAATACTGGCAGAATCCCCATTGAAGACTCTTATACTGTACGTCAGAACCCCAGTTCTGTCGCTCGCTTGCTCATACCTGTAATGGATGCAGGCGGCAACATGAGCGTACAAGATCTCTGCAGCACTTTGGGCGCAAGTCCGCAACTGGTGTACAACCTGTGGAGAGAGCTCCGCCTGTTTGGACTGACGATATACGAACCGCATCGGGTAAAGCTTCTCGAAGAAATTATTGCAGCAGCAGATCCAGAGGAAGAAATTCGCGCACGCGTCTACCGTGCCCTACGTCGCCATCGAGCGTACTCGCTGTTTATAGCTCTAGCTGAACGTCTCGGTGATCGCGTTCTCCTCGGCAGTTTTGCGCGGGAGTTGCCAAGCATCTTTCCGGCCGTCGATGCACAAGAGAAGACGTGGTTGATGTATGCGCGTGCATTCGCATACTGGTTCGACTACTGCGGGCTGGCACACGTGCAAGGAAGCTACCTGGTAGTTCCACCCGAAGGGTTCCATGGCAACGGAAGACTACTCGCGTCAGATCGAGCTTCCCGAAGTCGCTCTGGATATTCCGTCCACTACGCGGCGGGCCCGTGTCTTCGTCTCCTCAAAGAGCTTAGCATTCGTCCGCGGAGCATACCTGAACTATCCCGTGACGAACGCAAGTTCATTGCGGCACTGGCTTCGTTGAACCTGGTCTCTTGGTCTGATGCAGACGGCTACAGGTCCTTGCCAGGAGTTGTTGTGGGCGGCAGCATTGTGCAGGAACGATTGCTCGAGGCACTTCGTGCCCTACCCGGTGGAGCGCAGGCACTTGCCGAACTCGACGCTGATCCCAAGGTGGAAAATCCGAAGCTAGGATCGATCATTAAGTCGGCTGTGGGCGCAGCTTGGAAACCGGTCACGGTAAGCGACGTGGGGGGCGCTTTTAGAAGTTGGGCCAAAGCGGCTGGCGTCAGCGTACTGACAGCCCGAAGGCAAATACGACGTTCGGACGGGGAATCTGTCGCCCAGTTTCATGATGACAGTTTGGCTGAGCGGCTATTCTAA
- a CDS encoding HAD family hydrolase, giving the protein MVTAVVFDVGETLLDDSREWGAWADWIGVSRHTFSTVLGAVTAAGRDNAETFQYFRPGFDVARERWLREEAGLGERIEDADLYSDVRSGLARLRELGLWVGVAGNQTARTAELLRGLELPVDGLATSGEWEIAKPASEFFERVVGMTPAAEAEDVLYVGDHRDNDVVAAKAAGLRTALIRRGPWGYLWADDPLVRRDADWVIDSLHDLPELLGTA; this is encoded by the coding sequence ATGGTCACTGCGGTGGTGTTCGACGTCGGTGAGACCTTGCTGGACGATTCGCGGGAGTGGGGTGCTTGGGCGGACTGGATCGGGGTGTCCCGGCACACCTTCTCGACGGTGCTGGGGGCGGTGACTGCGGCGGGGCGGGACAACGCTGAGACGTTCCAGTACTTCCGGCCTGGGTTCGACGTGGCTCGTGAGCGGTGGTTGCGGGAAGAGGCTGGGTTGGGTGAGCGCATCGAGGACGCTGACCTCTACTCGGATGTGCGGAGCGGGTTGGCTCGGCTTCGGGAGCTTGGGCTCTGGGTGGGGGTTGCGGGGAACCAGACTGCTCGGACGGCTGAGCTGCTGCGCGGGTTGGAGCTGCCGGTCGACGGGCTCGCCACGTCTGGAGAGTGGGAGATCGCCAAGCCTGCGTCGGAGTTCTTCGAGCGGGTTGTGGGGATGACGCCTGCGGCTGAGGCCGAAGATGTGCTGTACGTCGGTGATCACCGGGACAACGACGTGGTGGCGGCCAAGGCAGCCGGGCTGCGTACGGCGTTGATCCGGCGCGGACCGTGGGGCTACCTGTGGGCTGATGACCCGCTGGTGCGGCGTGACGCGGATTGGGTCATCGACTCGCTGCACGACCTGCCGGAGCTGCTGGGCACAGCGTGA
- a CDS encoding helix-turn-helix domain-containing protein, producing the protein MREAFETRNIGRIFRAYRQAQSPTVPQATLAEWLDLTQGRVSELERSRRPMNDLERLERWCNALHVPHHLRWFNGGIREVHDVQELYASRTVDPAPAYAPNQSWAPVDQAAPQQLDIVHVGIPRLRRSLDILDIPDDGPTRSLAELRTAVTLVNEHRLEARYGELVRHLPGLLGELSRARQLPTTADRRQVATLLTLALRAADGVAYKYRYFDLSARLIDLMRTTAQEADDPLLPAAVSYVRTETFFASGDLHTAARALELAADQIPTRALKQAPTAAAFGALHMRAAVVAARAGKADIAADHLLTARHAAHAAPEAIYLGTAFGPASLRIHELAVAAELRDPTGIQRAATWHPPDALPAERRSHYYIDLARAQLDLGHHEDAYLCLQTARQAAPEHTRAHPQVRQALSVLLRTHPTLSSDLLDLAAWAGAR; encoded by the coding sequence GTGCGTGAGGCGTTCGAGACGCGCAACATCGGCCGGATCTTCCGCGCCTACCGCCAGGCCCAGAGCCCCACCGTGCCCCAAGCCACCCTCGCCGAGTGGCTCGACCTCACCCAGGGCCGAGTGAGCGAACTCGAACGCTCCCGCCGCCCGATGAACGACCTCGAACGGCTCGAACGCTGGTGCAACGCCCTCCACGTCCCGCACCACCTCAGGTGGTTCAACGGCGGCATCCGCGAGGTCCACGACGTCCAGGAGCTGTACGCCAGCCGCACCGTGGACCCGGCCCCGGCCTACGCGCCCAACCAGTCGTGGGCGCCGGTCGACCAGGCCGCGCCCCAGCAGTTGGACATCGTCCACGTGGGCATCCCACGCCTGCGCCGCTCGCTGGACATCCTCGACATCCCCGACGACGGCCCCACCCGCAGCCTCGCCGAGCTGCGCACCGCCGTGACGCTCGTGAACGAGCACCGCCTCGAAGCCCGCTACGGCGAGCTGGTGCGCCACCTACCCGGTCTGCTCGGCGAACTGTCCCGAGCCCGCCAACTGCCCACCACCGCCGACCGCCGCCAGGTCGCCACCCTGCTCACCCTGGCCCTGCGCGCAGCCGACGGCGTGGCCTACAAGTACCGCTACTTCGACCTGTCGGCCCGCCTGATCGACCTTATGCGCACCACCGCCCAGGAAGCCGACGACCCGCTACTACCGGCCGCCGTCTCCTACGTCCGCACCGAGACGTTCTTCGCCAGCGGAGACCTCCACACCGCCGCCCGAGCCCTGGAACTGGCCGCGGACCAGATCCCCACCCGAGCCCTCAAGCAGGCACCGACCGCAGCGGCCTTCGGCGCACTGCACATGCGCGCCGCCGTAGTAGCCGCCCGAGCAGGCAAAGCCGACATCGCCGCCGACCACCTGCTCACCGCCCGCCACGCAGCCCACGCCGCACCCGAAGCCATCTACCTCGGCACCGCCTTCGGCCCTGCCTCCCTGCGCATCCACGAACTCGCGGTGGCCGCCGAGCTGCGCGACCCGACAGGCATCCAACGAGCCGCCACCTGGCACCCACCAGACGCGCTCCCCGCCGAACGCCGCTCGCACTACTACATCGACCTGGCCAGAGCCCAACTCGACCTCGGCCATCACGAAGACGCCTACCTCTGCCTACAGACAGCACGCCAAGCAGCCCCGGAACACACCCGCGCCCACCCTCAGGTGCGCCAAGCCCTCTCGGTCCTGCTGCGCACCCACCCCACACTCAGCTCCGACCTGCTCGACCTGGCCGCCTGGGCCGGGGCACGCTGA
- a CDS encoding helix-turn-helix domain-containing protein: MTVVGEEVEAAGEIGRRMTRRRPARRALYHAVLGAHLRKLRERQGVSIARIAEHFDVSQALLIKVENGRRGPSPASLAMYCEVLGLPMLDLLADVAELHREMVDPFDPLLRTALTPDMRALDGLALYTGIPRRHMPQALHRRPRTASGGRHRPTTSPEEPVNETADGQEQDGLGPAAAE; the protein is encoded by the coding sequence GTGACCGTCGTGGGCGAGGAGGTCGAGGCAGCCGGTGAGATCGGGCGGCGGATGACCCGGCGTCGACCCGCGCGGCGGGCGCTCTACCACGCGGTGTTGGGCGCGCACCTGCGGAAATTGCGGGAGCGGCAGGGCGTCTCGATCGCCAGGATCGCGGAGCACTTCGACGTGTCGCAAGCGCTGCTGATCAAGGTGGAGAACGGACGCCGTGGGCCGAGCCCGGCGAGCCTGGCCATGTACTGCGAAGTGCTCGGCCTGCCGATGCTGGACCTGCTGGCGGACGTGGCGGAACTCCACCGGGAGATGGTCGACCCGTTCGACCCGCTGCTCCGCACCGCGTTGACACCCGACATGCGGGCACTCGACGGGCTCGCCCTCTACACGGGCATACCCCGGCGACACATGCCGCAAGCACTCCACCGCCGACCGAGGACGGCGAGCGGAGGGCGACACAGGCCGACGACCTCCCCCGAGGAACCCGTGAACGAGACCGCTGACGGCCAGGAGCAGGACGGGCTCGGACCGGCTGCGGCGGAGTGA
- a CDS encoding GNAT family N-acetyltransferase has translation MITLEPWAEADFALLERLNSPAMTTYLGGPEPRDRLLDRHRRYLLPDAGRMFRVEVDGVPAGSVGFWERTFGGSVVWEVGWSVLPGFQGRGVASAAAGQVAVAAWAVDGGRSVRAFPKVDHAASNGVCRRTGFALVGEVDFEYPPGTPIRCNDWALEPESTPSAG, from the coding sequence GTGATCACCCTGGAACCGTGGGCCGAGGCCGACTTCGCGCTGCTCGAACGGCTGAACTCGCCCGCGATGACCACGTACCTGGGCGGGCCGGAACCCCGGGACCGGCTGCTCGACCGGCACCGGCGGTACCTGCTGCCTGACGCGGGGCGGATGTTCCGGGTGGAGGTGGACGGGGTGCCGGCGGGCAGCGTGGGGTTCTGGGAGCGGACCTTCGGCGGCTCGGTGGTGTGGGAGGTGGGGTGGAGCGTGCTCCCCGGGTTCCAGGGGCGCGGGGTGGCGTCGGCGGCGGCGGGGCAGGTCGCGGTGGCCGCCTGGGCGGTGGACGGCGGCCGGTCGGTGCGGGCGTTCCCGAAGGTCGACCACGCGGCGTCCAACGGCGTGTGCCGGCGGACCGGGTTCGCGCTGGTGGGGGAAGTGGACTTCGAGTACCCGCCGGGCACGCCGATCCGGTGCAACGACTGGGCGCTCGAACCGGAGTCCACACCCTCGGCCGGGTGA
- the dusB gene encoding tRNA dihydrouridine synthase DusB: MSTALHATKPLKIGQYLVDPAVVLAPMAGITNVAFRQLCREFGSSSSLYVCEMITARAVVERDSKTMQMITFGEGERPRSMQLYGVDPTSMAEAARIIVGEDRADHIDMNFGCPVPKVTRKGGGAALPYKRQLFRRIVRAAVKAAEPAGVPVTVKFRIGIDDDHLTYLDAGRIAADEGAQAVALHARTAAQRYSGRADWSAIARLKEAVTDVPVLGNGDVFSARDALRMVAETGCDGVVVGRGCLGRPWLFGELQAAFRGEPIPAGPRLGQVAEVLLRHGVLLADFLGEDKGIRDLRKHMAWYLKGFPVGAELRRSLAMVSTLVELEDLVGRLDPDLPFPDSADEPRGRQGSPARVVLPEGWLADPEDAMVPDAEDMHSGG; encoded by the coding sequence ATGTCGACCGCGCTGCACGCCACCAAGCCCTTGAAGATCGGCCAGTACCTGGTCGATCCCGCCGTCGTGCTCGCGCCGATGGCGGGCATCACGAACGTCGCGTTCCGGCAGCTCTGCCGCGAGTTCGGCAGTTCCAGCTCGCTCTACGTGTGCGAGATGATCACTGCCCGCGCGGTCGTCGAGCGCGACTCCAAGACCATGCAGATGATCACCTTCGGTGAAGGTGAACGGCCGCGTTCGATGCAGCTCTACGGCGTCGACCCGACGTCCATGGCGGAGGCCGCGCGGATCATCGTGGGCGAGGACCGGGCCGACCACATCGACATGAACTTCGGCTGCCCGGTGCCCAAGGTGACGCGCAAGGGCGGCGGGGCGGCGCTGCCGTACAAGCGGCAGCTGTTCCGGCGGATCGTGCGCGCCGCCGTGAAGGCCGCCGAGCCCGCCGGGGTGCCGGTGACGGTGAAGTTCCGCATCGGCATCGACGACGACCACCTGACCTACCTGGACGCGGGGCGCATCGCCGCGGACGAGGGGGCGCAGGCGGTCGCCCTGCACGCGCGGACCGCCGCGCAGCGGTACTCCGGGCGGGCCGACTGGTCGGCCATCGCCCGGCTCAAGGAGGCGGTGACCGACGTCCCCGTGCTGGGCAACGGGGACGTCTTCAGCGCGCGGGACGCCCTGCGCATGGTCGCCGAGACGGGCTGCGACGGCGTGGTCGTCGGGCGCGGCTGCCTGGGGCGGCCCTGGCTGTTCGGCGAGCTCCAGGCGGCGTTCCGCGGTGAGCCGATCCCCGCCGGTCCGCGCCTGGGCCAGGTGGCGGAGGTGCTGCTGCGGCACGGTGTGCTGCTCGCCGACTTCCTCGGCGAGGACAAGGGCATCCGCGACCTGCGCAAGCACATGGCCTGGTATCTGAAGGGCTTCCCGGTGGGTGCGGAGCTGCGGCGCAGCCTCGCCATGGTGTCCACGCTCGTCGAGCTGGAGGACCTGGTCGGCCGGCTCGACCCGGACCTGCCGTTCCCGGACAGCGCGGACGAGCCGCGCGGTCGCCAGGGCTCACCCGCACGTGTGGTGCTGCCCGAGGGGTGGCTGGCCGACCCCGAGGACGCGATGGTCCCGGACGCCGAAGACATGCACTCGGGTGGCTGA
- a CDS encoding GGDEF domain-containing protein: protein MTALRPDVAEFDSDSQPAVGVPASSQGEGSGLVQLHESIATLLASRGQWRQAYQHLRSAFDLVYADQDEEPQVPEQLRREVDRLRREHAEAREQSLRDSLTDSYNRRYLDERLVDMVAARGTAASSLAIALIDLDWFKQVNDTFGHVLGDRVLQQVVELLQEELPEGAFCARYGGEEFVLVLPDVEAATAVAVAEAARLRVERHSWSSLAAGLRVTVSVGLAYEPPAADTSTRPPVSPEQQLLRADGLLYTAKQSGRNAVAYRENGRVRLAGAASGRRGIAESRVVGY, encoded by the coding sequence ATGACCGCACTGCGACCCGACGTCGCCGAGTTCGACAGCGACAGCCAGCCGGCGGTGGGCGTGCCCGCGTCGTCCCAGGGCGAGGGCAGCGGCCTGGTGCAGCTGCACGAGTCGATCGCCACCCTGCTCGCCTCCCGGGGCCAGTGGCGGCAGGCGTACCAGCACCTGCGCTCGGCGTTCGACCTGGTCTACGCCGACCAGGACGAGGAGCCCCAGGTGCCCGAGCAGCTGCGCCGCGAGGTCGACCGGCTGCGGCGCGAGCACGCCGAGGCTCGCGAGCAGAGCCTCCGCGACAGCCTCACCGACAGCTACAACCGGCGCTACCTGGACGAGCGCCTGGTCGACATGGTCGCCGCGCGCGGCACCGCCGCGTCCAGCCTGGCCATCGCGCTGATCGACCTCGACTGGTTCAAGCAGGTCAACGACACGTTCGGGCACGTCCTGGGCGACCGGGTGCTGCAACAGGTCGTCGAACTGCTCCAGGAGGAGCTGCCGGAGGGTGCGTTCTGCGCGCGGTACGGCGGCGAGGAGTTCGTGCTCGTGCTGCCGGACGTCGAGGCGGCGACAGCCGTCGCGGTGGCCGAAGCCGCGCGGCTTCGTGTCGAGCGTCACTCCTGGTCGTCGCTCGCGGCCGGGCTGCGGGTGACGGTGAGCGTCGGGCTGGCCTACGAGCCGCCGGCCGCGGACACGTCCACGCGCCCGCCGGTCTCCCCCGAGCAGCAACTGCTCCGCGCCGACGGCCTGCTCTACACGGCCAAGCAGTCAGGACGCAACGCGGTGGCCTACCGCGAGAACGGCCGTGTGCGTCTCGCGGGTGCCGCTTCCGGGCGACGTGGGATAGCCGAATCGCGGGTAGTCGGTTACTGA